A genomic stretch from Aedes albopictus strain Foshan chromosome 2, AalbF5, whole genome shotgun sequence includes:
- the LOC134288598 gene encoding relaxin receptor 1-like encodes MINLTIWSPTADTFEHLDQRVRWLTIKHSSISKVYLLPSIDVLCITQSEVSEIVIVNWQKMNDIVTWKIEVRNTSIKSIPFNIDKLVKLNDLEWSNNKIESLNLSSLNGLNELTHVTFIRCSILEIVDRDPVHLPSLLVLVLKQNNISHIETNRWSLPKLSSLNLDNNQLSQIPTLKQFTSLRALHLRQNLISNIEHSDLSSLKNLTILLLSYNRIAHLDSWRSIHLPKVKTLHLNSNHLRRLDVRTWRLPKLKEFFIEDNQLRTIEGFESIANGLRLFSFGGNPWDCAWVHFAVVELKEQLQSEWVESCRI; translated from the coding sequence ATGATTAATTTGACCATCTGGAGCCCTACAGCTGATACCTTCGAGCATCTTGACCAAAGAGTTAGATGGTTAACAATAAAACATTCTTCGATTTCCAAGGTGTACTTACTGCCATCAATAGATGTTCTATGTATTACGCAAAGTGAGGTATCTGAGATCGTTATCGTCAATTGGCAAAAAATGAACGATATTGTAACGTGGAAAATAGAGGTCAGAAATACTTCCATCAAATCTATTCCATTCAACATCGACAAGCTGGTGAAATTGAACGATTTAGAGTGGAGTAACAATAAAATTGAATCGTTAAACCTGAGTAGCTTGAATGGACTAAACGAGCTCACACATGTGACATTCATTAGATGCTCTATTTTGGAAATTGTAGATCGTGATCCAGTGCACCTGCCTTCGTTACTTGTTTTAGTGCTTAAACAAAACAACATCTCCCATATCGAGACTAATCGCTGGAGCTTGCCAAAGCTGTCCTCGCTGAATCTGGATAACAATCAACTAAGTCAAATACCTACACTTAAACAATTCACAAGCCTACGTGCCCTGCATCTACGGCAGAATCTCATTTCCAACATAGAGCACTCAGACCTGTCTTCGCTCAAGAACTTGACCATTCTGCTCCTGTCCTACAATCGAATTGCTCACCTGGATTCTTGGCGTTCGATCCATCTTCCCAAAGTGAAGACCCTCCACCTCAATTCGAACCATTTACGACGGCTAGACGTGCGCACGTGGCGATTACCGaagctgaaagaattcttcattgAAGACAACCAGCTGCGCACAATTGAGGGATTCGAATCGATTGCCAACGGTTTGCGGCTTTTCTCTTTCGGAGGGAACCCATGGGACTGTGCGTGGGTACATTTTGCCGTAGTAGAATTGAAGGAACAGCTGCAGTCGGAATGGGTTGAGAGTTGTCGAATCTAA